A window of Quercus robur chromosome 12, dhQueRobu3.1, whole genome shotgun sequence genomic DNA:
TTATATTGGTGTCCATAGCTgaaatcaatatcaatatcataTGGGTTGGTTGAGAACATAGAAAACTCTAATGACATATCAATTAAACTTACTCCTATTGAAAAACAAGGAATgtaaataacaatatatatacagcATCAGAGATAAAGGGAGAGAAGATCCCTATCTTGAAGTAATTGTGGTGTTGGAAGAGAATGGAGGTTTCACTGACGTAGGCGTGGCATGGTGACTATTCCGAAAATTGGCTAGGTCCCTAATATGGAATTAGTAGAATGAAATAATATATGATACCTATATAAAATTCAGTAGAAATTCTTGTAATAAAATAACTATAATAATTGTGATAATGGTCagcaaataagtttttatttttttcctattaatcAACACATAAGCTTTTTTATAATATACACAAGTCTTTTATTTCTGGCTATATAGCTCTAATTAATTGGTGTGTGTTACTTAAATTAGTATTCTAGACTTAATAGATAAGAtgacattaaaataatatatgtttgGTAATGTAAGTCGGTTCGTAGGCTCTCTATTAACCTGCCAATCAAGGATTCCGATTAGTGCAAGGAAAACAAAGTAAAAACCCTaccaaatattttatatataactcTCTTAAAATTAATTCACAAAATCTACATAGCTTattcattccaaaaaaaaaaaaaaaaaaacaaaaatctacatagtttctttgtttttaattgattaaCTCTCAACGTATTCTATCATGGGTAAGGGTATCAACAAGATTCAAGCCACAGTGCAAGAAAGCCTCCTCCAACACCTTTACAACAAAGCAACAGGAAGATCAGACAGTACAACTCTCAAATTCAATATCCCAGAGTGTGACTTGTATGGTGATGAGCCTTGCAAGATTTGGAGTGATCATTATCATCATGGGACTGGTAGTACAACGTTGTTGTTAACTGGGAACAATAAGAACAACATGAAGAAAAACGAAGAGCTTTACGTGTTCAcaaagctgaagaagaagagtgtCAAGGGCACACGTTTTGATCGGACGGTAGGTGACAAGGGTGCATGGAAAGGCGAGGACTCCGGCGTCAAGATTTATTGTGACGACAAAACTAGTGCTCTTGAGACTGAGACGGCAATGCCGCCGATCAGGGTTCATGGGTTGAAGAAAAGGTATCGGTATGAGAGTAGTTCTAAGTCGGTGAACGATGATGGGCGTTGGATCATGTACGAGTATAGCCTTGATGCCTCCATGCTTCCTCATGCAAAAGTAAGCAAATTAAttactactttttcaaaaaaaaaaattattttattttattttttgggtgcaTGGTTTATTTTCACTACATATTTTAGACGTGCACAgcctataataataattatatagatAGATACATTTGGTTTTGGAGTAGACACAGAATCAATGTTTGATATCTAATTGATTCAATTGGACGTCTTTgggctttaaaaaaataataataataagaacaacaaaataaaaattgaaccaATTTAATAGtcttatataagaaataaaaagatttttgggGGTTAATTAATcatatttcttttgaaaattttaggtaaatttaggggtaaaattttaatattggaGAGGGGGGCAACCATacatcttttgaaaattttaaaaaaaagtttaggggtaatttttaatatttgagaAGTTTGGGTATAGGTTTTGGTTTATAATATTAAAGAACGCCAGGTTAACCCTAAATTAATTTAGGGTTAGCATGATTGCTATACGAGTACATAAATGATAAAACTACAATAAATTTAGGTCTTTTGAGCATAATATCTCTAACAACATGAAATTTTCTCTGGTTGCTTTAGGTTTCTAAACGAGACCATGTCACTAATAAAGTTGGTAGTTGCTAGGTTCTCGCCCTTCTGATCTgggttttggaaattttttggaGTTTAGATCCAACATGGGCACACTAGAAATTAAGAAATTGGTTTTTATGTAAATAGTTTTCCGTATTAATATTTTCAATGGACCCACTAAACTTCATATATCAATAGGTTCTACAAAAAGATTATGATTGTAGACAACAATCACATCGTGACCAAGTttcaattcattttcttttcaattctcTTGTAATATAAGTTCATGTACTTAATtgagaaaaacaaattcaattacTTGTGCCACTGTTGTTTGGCTTTGCCTTTTATCTACTGTATTAGCATTATCCTATTTGAACATTTGTTAAAGACAACGTTGTTAACCCATCAGTGATGGTCAACTACTTTGATAGACTCTTAACTTAGCTATTAATTTGTGTACCTATTGCAGTTCCCAGATTATGTTCTCTGTCgaattaaaaagaatgatgaaccagaaaagaagagaaaagtaagagaaccaGAGAATGCaaagaagatgaaagagaaTAAAGGTGATCAAAGGACGAAGCCTGAGCATATACACGAGAAAACAAAGGTGGTTTCACttgaaatacaagaaaacaaacaattGGAGCCTATATGCAACAACAATGGCATACCATCAGCAAAGACAACCACCACAAATCCTAGTAAGGTTGCAGCTATTGATGCTGAGTTGCAACCTGTCAGTGATAGAGTTATTATTGACTTGACCGATGATGATGATCACGACAATTCCACTAGTGAAGATGTAGTAGTGATCAACAATATTGGAACTACATTAGTAGGAAAACAATTGGATTCAAAGGACTCACCCCCAGAGAAATTAGCGATTGAATCTCCTAAAGTGGATGAGTCATTGGAGGAGATTGACTGGGATATAGCATTTGCTGAAGAGCTAGTGGAAGGTCAATCACAGCCTATGCAAGAGCCAGGGATTGAGATGTTGCCTAATCTGTTATTTCTAGAGGATTGGCTCGGTATCAAAGTCTTAAAATGATAGGATAGGATAAAATTCAATTACATAACCAATATGTAACATGCACTTCAGTAACACTTTGCGTGCAGCATTTATGTTTCTTCACATGTTCAGGGATGTATTCAAGGATAATTGGTGACTAGTTGTAAATTTATTCACCAAGcaagaattttcttttcatatgtTAGCTTTAGCATTTAACCATCCAAGCTTATTCAAGAGACAGCGATTGAGATGTTGACTAATGTGTATTTTTCAGGAGGATTGGCTTGGTTTCAAAAGCTTTAAATGATAGGAGATGTTAAATTCAATTAGTAACCATTAGTATCTATTGCAACATACATGATGTTTACTTGTTCAGCTTTTATAAACGCTTTGACATGTTCAGGGATGTTTTTAAAGATTATTGATAACTTGCAAATTCATTGGCAAAATGCAAGAATTTTCATTTCATATGTTAACTTTAGCATTTAACCATCTAAGCAGAGACATCAAATAAGATGAGTTGCTTGTGAATAGCTAAGATTTATTATTGTCAGCTTAAAGGGAGAATTAAATCCCATTTGATCACTTtctattcaaataaaaaaaaaaaggaaagagtcTTCATGTTGGGCATGCTACAAACTTTGTATTCTACTGACCCTTCGTGCGTGCTACAATCATGAAATCTTATCAAATGgattaccaaaaattatttaaaaaaaaaaaaaatcacaaacataaGTATTCAGCTTGAAAATACAGATTCAAGTAACTGTTTACTAATTGCATATATTGGAGGAATAACATGAGCAAGCTTTTTGGGGTCAACTCTCCCGTTCAAAATTCAATATCTGAATCCAACTTGAAAATCTTAACTGTGAATCAGCAAGCCTTTTGAGGCCATTCAAATCCCACGTATGTCTTATAAACTACTCATTTGAGACCTACTGAAAGAACCTATGCAAACTAGTCAATTACAAAGCAATACATTCTCTCCTACACTTTGCCTAGGCACTCACTAAAGTGGAAGTTTTTCGTTGAAACAATGTATAATGTGTGTTATAGCCTAATCTGTATTGTTTGTTAACCAGCTTTCTTGATCAGCTGATGTCTCATTGATTATCTGGTGTTGAAATCCTGCGGGTGTTGTATGAATTGCAGTGGCTGCACTTGTGCCCTAAAATGTGGTAGCGAACATTGCTAGTATTGTTGCAATCATTGCAAAGAATTGAAACCTGCAAAATATACAAACAACTCAGTATGTTGTTTAGTAGACTAACTGCTTGCAGCAGTCAGATCAAAATAACCACTATACAGATTAGCATAGACTGTTTTGGTATATTCCAGATCAGGAATGATAAGAGGAAcaagctattaaaaaaaatctctcttttagAAAGAGGAATAATTGTTGCTGCACAAGTAAGGCCCTCAATCACTTAGTATATGTACCATGTTTTATGCACTTAGGTAATGCAAAGAACCAGAATAATCATCCTAGAGACACTTTGATAGACCGATAGTGGTAGAGTGAGAGGTGGGGTTTGAACCACAAACATGAGGCACCATAAAGGATGCTATTACTGTTGGGCTATCACTTGAATCCCCATCCTAGGGACACTTTTGGAAGTAGTTTTATGCAATTACCATCCAAATTGGCTACTTTTCTACTACAATAAATCATGAAATTTTGTCAGCCacacaaccttttttttttttttggaaagataaAATAAGAATCGAAACCTATAGTATCCGCTCCATGATAGTAGCTCTTTACCATTAGGGTAAGACACCAATGGATTCTTTTCTATTTAGGCAAGATTCAAATCCAAGTCTCTTACCTGACaataagagactttaccaattgagttaactgaaaaTCAGGTCCAAACAAccttttagattttagaaaagtatttttttatgttttaatcgATGTTCACAAAAGGCTTTTAGATTTCGGATTCAAATGTCTAAGTTACATTGGAAGGTTTATTTGCACTCTATGCTTcagaaaagaaatgaataatgAGTTACTGTGAACAGCCAGACGTGTcactattgaaaaaaagaaaagaaaaaaggaaccACATTCTTCAGGGGATATTAAAAACAGTCTACTTCAGAGGTCTGGTCAGTGTATAAACGTTCCacataaaacaatttttaaaactgACAAATCCTATCACAAACTACTATGAATGATCTGAAAGATTTTTATGGGGCAGTAAAAATTATTCTTCCTACTTTCTACGAGCTTCATCCAAATCAAGTTTAAGCTAATGTGGAATTTGAGGCATGAAATGCATACTTAAAAGCAAACTAACATAGAAAGGCATGGATGAAGAAACTACCTCATTCTGGTATTCCTCAGGCATGGCAGTAGCTTGTATCTGTCACAGGAGATACATAGCCATATTAACACAGAACCACTTTATACAAAAAGCAGGAGTGGGAAATAGTCATCACAAGCAGGAAAAAGATAATATTCAGCAATAATTACTAATTTCGTATAAACATACTACAGTCAACTTCGTGTATATAGACACATACATGCATATAACAAAGTCACACATTCCTTCAACATTCAGGGCTACCAAAAGCAGAGCTCTAAGGAAACCCACCCAAAAAGTGGGTTCTTTATGGTGCAAGAATTCATAGCATTTTCAATTCAAGCTAAGTAAAATAAGCAGCGTGTATTTTAGTTCGTAAAATCTTAAACTCATCTCCTTAGATcaatatattcttaacatgatgaggactttttttttttttttttttgggggtataAATCAATAGTTGGGGGTGGGGAAATTTGAACCTAGATGTCTCCATTGAAAACAAAAGGAGGttccaattgagctacaagccTCTTGGCTAATATGATAAGTTATAAGATCTAAATACTAAAACTTATagtaagagaaaaagaaactaagATACCATTCAGGGTTCCTGCTACCTATGAAACAAACAAGCCAAGCCATATAGCTTCAACACTATCTCTTTTTTCCTATAAATAGCTTCAACACTATCTCACTTGATTGATGTAAGGTAATGTTCAAGCTCAACCCAATCCTTTTATCATTATACCTCAGACCACTACAATTGGAGGCTGGGATAATGTGATTCTAGATAACCATGCTTAATCCTGAACCCAAACTGGTTCCTTCTATTAGATAAATGGataattatacaaaataaatgaataagaaATGCATCCTAGAGTTGCACTCTTTTTTTGCAGTTTTCAatacaattattattactattttttttttttttttgataggtaactTTTCAATACAATTATTtactaatctaaaaaaaaaaattgtataattctacaaaataaatgaatagaaaaagGGAAAGTATTCTTTTTGCAATAaaacaagaaaagtaaaaaCTCCATACCTCCTCATCCAACGATCTCCAGTAAGCAGACATCTCACACACTGTCTTGGAGCAGATAGGACAACGATACCTAGGTGATAAATCCAACACATTTAcagattataaaaaattgtttttattatcaataaataaatgaaataaaaaattgcaaaagcAAGCTGAAGTTAACTGATTCTGCCCTGCCATCTCATGAAAGCAGTCCATGTGCATTGTGTGTCCACACTTCATAATTGTGGTGCCTTTAATTGAGTCAAAAAGATACTGATGCATAAAAGTAAATAGTTAAAACATAGTTTTCTTCTAAACTTTAAAACAACTGTAACACTCAAAAGctcagacttttttttttttttggaataagaaATCAAATTCACAGACCTCATAGCAAACAGGGCAGAAATTCTTCATGGAGTTCTCCACACATAAGTGATTATCACGCAGACTCACTGAATAGCAAGATCCTGAACTCAAGACCATAAAGAtccaaaatatattcaaatactagcttgaaattaaaaaaaaaatacagataatatataatataagcaATGAGGATCAAGTgttcaataataaaaaagacaaacatTAGGTAAGACTGCAACGAAACTAAACTAAAATGAGAGAACAGACTTAGACTTTAACATCTTCATATATGTTGATAGGATGTTCAGAAAATAAGGATGCCAATTCTGTACGACTGTACCACATTTAATCAAGTGGCAAACTCAAAGTTTGGAACATCAGTACTATAACAAGTAAATAACAATCCAATCTAGAAAATTCTTACGGCATTATTTGTTGGTAGTGCTCCAATCCGAATATTTCTTTTCACTTATCTGTTTCCTATTGGTAAACAGATAAACCCAaagggtcttgaacccacaacctcaccttCCAACTAGCTCTTACAACAACCTCCTAATCTTCACCCTTTCATCCATCTCACCATCATCTTTTCAGGTTCATTCTCCCACCCACTTAGTGCCCAAATTTGTTTATACATACTGCTCTCCCATAAATTCTGGcagaaacataaataaaaacttcCACATGATGATGGCAATTCAATGAGTAATGTACAATTTAAAAGCATTCATGCAACATACAAACTCaacttctatatataaatagacACACACAAACCCAGCATTTTTATTGTACTTGCCCTAGATTTCTTCAAAGTCTTTACTCTGTTTGGATGCATAAAAGCCCAGCACTAATCATAATAAATTTCTTGTAGTAAAACGTCAGTGTAACCATAATGCCAGCATATTAACCACCAATTGCATATAACTAACTTGATTGTCCCATTAATCTGAAAGCCTGTTCTTAACAAtcaatcaacaataaaatgcaCCAACTTCAAAGTAAATATGATTGGAAAAGAAACCGACCCAATGTTATGATAATCTAATAATCTTACCAAGGAATAACCTCACTTATATACAGGAAAATGAAAGTATGTATAACTGAAATACAAACAATCCCATAAATAAATCACTATATTAAAAGAGCAGCAAGGTAAGAAGTTATGTACCGCACTTCTTACAGTGAAAGAAGTTATCACGACCACCAACTCTGAAAGTCACAATTCAATTAGCATAAGACATTTATGCAGAAAACTGAAATCAGATCAACCCATGAAATTAATTTACAGATAACCCAGTTACTTACCTACAAATCCCACATTCTTCACAATGAAACTGCCCCTTATCAGTCTGCACAAACAGCAACATTGTATAGCTTCAAATACTGAAAATTTTAACACCATGAAAAGATCCAGAAGCTTAAGTCTGCTTTGACCAAATAACTAATCAACTGAACAACTATCTTACATCATCATAGAATTTGCAAACGTCGCAAAAGTACTCTCCCATGTTGACACCACAGTTAGAACAAACCTGAGCAACCTGcaacacaacacaaaaacaatatatGCCCATTAACCCAATTCAgaaacataacaaaaatcaacataTAAAAGGAGAGAAGAATCATTCAAACCACAACTTCAAACCTGCTGCTCAGTATTGCAAATCAAACATacaacctgaaaaaaaaaaaaaatgaataaaaatcatattcCACAACCATTTTCATTACTAATAACAACTAGCCTCTTCACATAAGCTATATGCGCAATCATAGGCTCTTAAAAACAATATAACAGCTTTAAGTTGTAACCGCAAGTAGTTATAATTTAAGTATTGAATGTGCGTCCTAATTTAGGGGTGGCACTACTTCTAACTCAGGGTGGTCACGGGACCACCCTGACTTGccaaaaaatgtatatatatacttggaaaaaaaaaatatatatatatatatatatatactaaattaaCCTATTTGGACCACCCTAACTTGAAAATTATAAGAATTTtggttcaataaaaataagagtggtgctacattcacaacatttttacaatattttcacaacaaatattaTGTAATAAGCAAAAAGcggttactaattctaattttggCTCAATATTGACATCAGTTTTTAACCCACTAATCACAAATTATTGCATaagatttgttttgaaaatgttgtaaatgtagcatttctccaaaaataattttgtccccacaaacataatccttaaccccttaaaaaaaagaaaaaaaagaaaaaaaaaaaaaaaagaagaagactaggccaaacaaaaatgagttaacaaattattcaacaaaaaaactattcaaaaaataaataaaa
This region includes:
- the LOC126709439 gene encoding E3 ubiquitin-protein ligase MIEL1-like, whose product is MEQQHQQDSALTPLTKPKDFGKSDYGCEHYKRRCKILAPCCNQIFPCRHCHNEVTSNLSNPKDHHELVRQDVKQVVCLICNTEQQVAQVCSNCGVNMGEYFCDVCKFYDDTDKGQFHCEECGICRVGGRDNFFHCKKCGSCYSVSLRDNHLCVENSMKNFCPVCYEYLFDSIKGTTIMKCGHTMHMDCFHEMAGQNQYRCPICSKTVCEMSAYWRSLDEEIQATAMPEEYQNEVSILCNDCNNTSNVRYHILGHKCSHCNSYNTRRISTPDNQ